TGGCCGCGACCAGATCCTCGTAGGTACACATGCCGGCCACGTCGGCCGTCAGGGCGTCCACGTCGACGGACAGCACCCCGGTCAGCCCGGAGACGTCCAGGCCGGGCGCGGTGGTCCGGGCTCGCTCGCGGAACAGGTTGGAGGTCCGCTTGGCCAGCCGCACCGTCTGGGAGGGAGGCACCGCGCGGAAGCTCGCGAGCAGACGGTCCACCGCGGCCCGGTGGGCACCGGTTGTGTACTGCGGCGACGACGATCCCGGCGGATCGAGCGTCAGCGGCTCTTCCGACATGTTCCTGATGCTAACTGCGTGCCCCGACAGTCCGACAGGCGGTCGTCGTAGGTCCTCTGCCGGTGCCGACCGCCCGGCCTGCGCGCGCCGTTCAGGCTGGAGAATCCGCAGGTTGTCCACAGCACCTGAGTTGTCCACATTCTCGGCATCGCCATGGACTAGCCCGCCGTTCGCGGCCAACCTGGATTGATCCGGCACCGAGCCGGCAGGAGAGGGGAGTGGCTGTGGGGCAACGATTTCGACGCTGGTACGCCGGGCAATGGATCAGTCTCGAGGGAGTGGTGCACGCACCGGTCGAGCACGTGCCGGTCCAGCGCCGGCCGAATGACCAGCTGGTCGGTGCCACGTCGGGGCCGGCGGAGGTGGACATGCCCGACGCCGGCATGTCCACCGTCGAATATGCGGTCGGCACCGTGGTGGCGGCGGCGTTCGCGGCGGTGTTGTACAAGATCGTCACGGGCGGTTCGGTGGTGTCGGGGTTGACGAGTCTGATCAATTCCGCGCTGCACACGTCGCTGTGATCGCGGCCCGGTCCCGGTCGGGCGGTGGCCGGCCGGATGCGGTCTTGAGGCAGCGGGGCAGTGTGACCGTGGAGGCGGCGCTGGTGCTGGCGGTGCTGATGGTCGTGGTGGG
This window of the Nakamurella panacisegetis genome carries:
- a CDS encoding DUF4244 domain-containing protein, translating into MPDAGMSTVEYAVGTVVAAAFAAVLYKIVTGGSVVSGLTSLINSALHTSL